From the Longibacter salinarum genome, one window contains:
- a CDS encoding DUF5615 family PIN-like protein, with the protein MRFFADHCVPESLAEALESKGHEMLRLRNQMVTDAPDPDVIEKAQMLGAVLLSLNGDFSDIVRYPPSKYGGIISMQVRNRPEVLAQITGRLTRYRRDQSDREHYRGKLLLVEAHRIRVRGTT; encoded by the coding sequence ATGCGCTTCTTCGCCGACCACTGCGTGCCGGAGTCCCTCGCCGAAGCGCTCGAATCCAAAGGTCACGAGATGCTTCGACTGCGCAACCAGATGGTCACCGATGCTCCAGATCCGGACGTGATCGAAAAAGCGCAAATGCTTGGTGCCGTGCTGCTCTCATTGAACGGCGACTTTTCCGACATCGTGCGGTATCCGCCTTCAAAGTACGGAGGCATCATATCCATGCAAGTGAGAAATCGACCCGAGGTGCTCGCTCAGATTACGGGGCGGTTGACACGATACCGGAGAGACCAGTCCGACCGAGAACACTATCGTGGGAAGCTGCTACTGGTTGAGGCGCATCGCATCCGAGTCAGAGGCACCACATAG
- a CDS encoding DUF433 domain-containing protein — MNWQEHIVSTPDVLKGKPRLKGTRIPVSLILGYLANGATTEDLRREFPDLKQEDVAACLSYARDLSEFEVTV, encoded by the coding sequence ATGAACTGGCAAGAACACATCGTCAGCACGCCTGACGTATTAAAGGGAAAGCCGCGCCTAAAAGGCACACGCATTCCCGTAAGCCTCATCCTGGGCTACCTCGCCAACGGCGCCACGACGGAAGACCTCCGGCGAGAGTTTCCCGATTTAAAACAGGAAGACGTAGCGGCGTGCCTGAGCTATGCGCGAGATCTTTCAGAGTTTGAGGTGACGGTGTAA